A region of the Peredibacter starrii genome:
ATCACACTTTCCTGAAAGGAAAATTGTTGGTCTCTTGAATACACGGCTTACACCCATCTTACCGCAGTTCACGTCACCGTTTTCACCGTGATAAATGATCTGACCATCCATAAGCATTAGGTTATCAATTTTGATTGTGTCTTCGAAAATCACTACTGGGAAAGTTTGTGGAGCACGTGGGAAGTAAACACCACCTGGACCATAGTGACCGCCGCCCATATCTGTATAGCGCTCTTCAGTCGCTGTTACTTTAGCGAAGCCTTCTCCAGTTTGTGTGTCCATGTAGAAACGTGTGAACGCACGAGTTGAGAAAGAACGAGACATAGGAAGGTTAACGTTAAGAATCTGAACTGTTTCAGCTTGAGCAACTGAAGCTACAAGGGCGAGAGCTGCGATGATAAGTTTTTTCATGATTTCTCCTGAGTTGATCTAAAAGAGGGCCACTTTATAGCCCTTTTCAGATGAAATGGGAAATCTTGCAGAGTGTAATCAGGCCTTTTTGAGATAGGCTGCAACCAGTACGATTTGGATGCCGTTTACGCGGCCTTCAATGTGTTTTGGATTATTAGTTAAACTAATGTTTTTGACCAGCGTCCCACGTTTTGCCGTAAAGCCAGCACCTTTCACATCAAGATCTTTGATCAAAGTCACGGAATCACCATCGGCAAGGCGAGTGCCATTGCTATCAAGAGTTGGTGCTGAAGAATCCACTTCTTCTTCTTCCGGAAGACCAGACTTCGCAAATTCCACAACCGCTTCATCAAGATAAAGCTGTTCAAGAAGTTCACGGGCCCAAGCTTCTTCTTTTAGAAGAGTAAGCATTCTCCATGCCATGACTTGAACTGCTTGATGTTCGCTCCACATGCTGTCATTTAAGCAGCGCCAGTGATTAGCATCAAGGTTTGTTGGATTTTCAATTTGAGTTTTACAAGTATCGCAAACAATCAAAGCGGTATTTTCATCGGCCTTTGCGGTAGGTGGAATCTCGTAAAGAGAAACATTATTAGAGCTTCCGCAAAGCTCGCAATTTGAATGGGCACGACTCATTAGAGTGTTTAAAAGGCTCATGGTTACTCCGATTGAATAGACCATGAGCTTAACATAATGAATGTGATGAAACTAGTTTGTTTTCTTTTCTGTGATATATGTCAGTAAAGCCACCACCGGCATCGCAAAACCCACCCACGAAGTCAGTTCCCAACCACCGCGAGCATAGGCCCAGGCACCAAGGGCTGAACCAGTCGCTCCACCGATAAAGATGAGGGCGATATAAAGACCATTAAGGCGGCTTCTGAATTCGGCAGGAAGCTCGAACACAGCTCTTTGTCCAAGAACCAGGTTAGCGGTTACACCAGCATCAAGAAGAATCGCCGCAAATACTAACGACATCAGAGCGACAAATGATCCAGCAGGGAAGAAGTGACTTACAAGGAATGAAAGCGAACACGAAATCATCGCCACGTAAGTTGCAGCTTTAGTCCAACCTTTATCAGCGGCCTTACCAGCGAAAGGAGCTGAGACTGCGCCTGCCACACCTACAAGTGCGAAGAGGGCCACGGCAGATTGTGAAAGTTTAAATTCTGGTCCAAGGAGAAGAAGAGGGCTTGCGGTCCAGAATAAACAGAAGGCTCCAAAGAGACATGCTTGATAAAAAGCACGATATCTTAAAACTGGCGTTGTCTTGAAAAGCTCATACATCGATTTAAGAAGTTGAGAATATTTCAAATCAGGGTTCGTTGGTTGTTTTTCAGGAAGAACTTTATAGAGAAGAAGACCAATCAGGGCCATTAGAATGGCCGAAAGAACGAAGACCGCGTGCCAATGAAATAAGTCTGAAAGTACACTTGCAGTCGGACGCGAAAGCATAATACCAACCATGAGTCCGCTCATGAGATTACCAATCACTTGGCCTCTCTTCGTTTCAGGAACCATTGAAGCAGCAAGTGGCACAAGAATTTGTACAGTAGAAGCTCCTACACCTGTAGCAAAGGCCGCGAGGAAATAAGGTACAACACTGGTTGCAAATGCGAGACCGAGTAGGCTGACAATTCCAACTCCAATCATGATCAGAGTCAGTTTTCTGCTTTCATAAATATCACCTAGTGGAACGATGAGAAGTACACCAATACCGTAACCGGCCTGAGTGAGTGTTACCACCAGACCTGCAAGTTCAGGAGCAAGTCCAAGGGCCTTGCTGATCATAGAGATCAGCGGTTGGGCATAATAGTTATTGGCAACGATCACACCTACTGCAGTAGCGAGGACCAAAACCATGCTTTTAGAAAGGGAATTTGTAGAGTTCATTAGAGACCTGTGGAAAGTTAGATAAACTTCGAACAATCTAAATCTTTAGTTGCGAGGAATCAAGAAAATTGTTAGATATTTATCTAACAATGACTAAAAGAATAAAATCTGTTTCCATAGATCAAGTAATGAAGGCCCTGGGTGATCCGGTTAGGATCTCTGTAGTTAAACAACTACTAGACGCTGGCGAAGAAATGGCCTGTGGTACCTTTGAGCACTCACTTACAAAGGCCACATTCTCTCATCA
Encoded here:
- a CDS encoding ArsR/SmtB family transcription factor, whose product is MTKRIKSVSIDQVMKALGDPVRISVVKQLLDAGEEMACGTFEHSLTKATFSHHIKILLDAGVISRREDGTRKFLSLNEALDKEYPGLLKLIQQS
- a CDS encoding MFS transporter, coding for MNSTNSLSKSMVLVLATAVGVIVANNYYAQPLISMISKALGLAPELAGLVVTLTQAGYGIGVLLIVPLGDIYESRKLTLIMIGVGIVSLLGLAFATSVVPYFLAAFATGVGASTVQILVPLAASMVPETKRGQVIGNLMSGLMVGIMLSRPTASVLSDLFHWHAVFVLSAILMALIGLLLYKVLPEKQPTNPDLKYSQLLKSMYELFKTTPVLRYRAFYQACLFGAFCLFWTASPLLLLGPEFKLSQSAVALFALVGVAGAVSAPFAGKAADKGWTKAATYVAMISCSLSFLVSHFFPAGSFVALMSLVFAAILLDAGVTANLVLGQRAVFELPAEFRSRLNGLYIALIFIGGATGSALGAWAYARGGWELTSWVGFAMPVVALLTYITEKKTN
- a CDS encoding PhnA domain-containing protein, whose translation is MSLLNTLMSRAHSNCELCGSSNNVSLYEIPPTAKADENTALIVCDTCKTQIENPTNLDANHWRCLNDSMWSEHQAVQVMAWRMLTLLKEEAWARELLEQLYLDEAVVEFAKSGLPEEEEVDSSAPTLDSNGTRLADGDSVTLIKDLDVKGAGFTAKRGTLVKNISLTNNPKHIEGRVNGIQIVLVAAYLKKA